A single genomic interval of Granulicella tundricola MP5ACTX9 harbors:
- a CDS encoding sensor histidine kinase, which translates to MPVKKSLQFIAVALLLAGGVTSRALESDAQLSQLGHTAWRIRDGAFNGAVNDVTQTADGFLWIATDNGLLKYDGVRFVHVGSGSILALQAAQDGSLWFGTGQSLFHMRSGQVEKLQGPDVHVNNIRQDVHGTIWFTRSRSNSGPLCEVVGSKFHCLTAADGVTLPYAEALAADARGDLWVASGSRLLRGHSGVFQEYPHPELSAAETSNGIESLTPRADGSILVGITRAGSGLGLQSLKDGIWHDAYSEPVSSSAWSVTSTLVDRDGTAWVGTSDKGLFRIRQDGIDHFGESDGLSGNTISSLFEDNEGDVWVGTKKGLDRFRNLFVKTFSTTEGLGSDSVHSVAAASQGGVWVGNKGSLSTLRNGKAFNYFPKTGLPGQRVTALLEDHAARLWVGVDADLYVFDKGRFTRVLDSEGHATGAVVSIQEDTEHNVWVLASRRPYVLLRLSPTSRQLQVQPLRFDPYAIVADPAGGLFIDGGKHGSPLIHFQQGSIETWTPKTKIQRTSFAFAKDGSKWASTSSGVELFNRQDSRFLDKSNGLPCNHVFSVVFDKSENLWVYSECGLVTIANSELSKFESDSRYSVRSHLFDIFDGALPNGADFAPRVTRSTDGWLWFANGTDVQEIDPSHAQLVAAAPNAEIDAIVARHVEQEAVSGMKLPALTRDVDLRYTAPALAIPERVRFRCRLDGHDKEWQDSTKLRDAFYTDLRPGDYTFRVVSGDADGNWSRKEAQFSFTILPAWYQTKTFLAVCAALGSLVILLAYRLRSRQIRREAQARYDERLAERTRIARDIHDTLLQTIQGSKMLADAALVQMSEHDQAQPRVQMLSTWLGNAMEEGRTALRSLRTPVIEQQSLETLIQDALDDCALSSKIVTALNVDGEPAAMSVCVREEVYRIAYEAITNACLHSKGKRLDVVMTYGEAFELRVKDDGAGIASEFVKEGRLGHFGLAGMRERARFLSADLTFKASPGDGTEVLLRVPRSSLLESARPSIWVRFVRLIRGE; encoded by the coding sequence ATGCCGGTGAAGAAGAGTCTTCAGTTCATTGCGGTGGCCCTCCTGCTTGCGGGTGGTGTCACGAGCAGGGCCCTTGAGTCTGACGCACAGCTTTCGCAATTAGGGCACACAGCATGGCGTATCCGCGACGGCGCCTTCAATGGTGCCGTGAATGATGTAACGCAAACAGCGGATGGCTTTCTCTGGATTGCGACCGATAATGGCCTTCTCAAATACGATGGCGTTCGTTTTGTCCATGTGGGGAGTGGAAGCATTCTTGCGCTCCAAGCCGCTCAGGATGGAAGTCTTTGGTTCGGAACGGGGCAATCCCTGTTCCACATGCGTAGTGGTCAGGTTGAGAAGCTCCAAGGTCCCGATGTGCACGTCAATAACATCCGTCAGGATGTACACGGAACGATCTGGTTCACGCGCTCGCGGTCCAACTCGGGGCCGCTCTGCGAAGTTGTGGGAAGTAAGTTTCATTGCCTAACTGCTGCTGACGGCGTGACGCTGCCCTACGCAGAGGCTCTCGCAGCAGACGCGAGAGGGGATTTGTGGGTCGCAAGCGGGAGCCGTCTCCTCCGTGGTCACTCGGGAGTGTTTCAAGAGTACCCTCATCCAGAACTGAGCGCCGCGGAAACCTCCAATGGGATCGAGTCGCTCACGCCTCGCGCGGACGGTAGCATCCTCGTGGGCATCACAAGGGCGGGGTCGGGGCTCGGCTTGCAGAGCCTCAAGGACGGCATCTGGCATGATGCCTACAGCGAACCCGTATCGAGCAGCGCTTGGAGCGTAACCTCCACACTGGTCGACCGCGATGGAACGGCTTGGGTCGGCACCTCCGATAAAGGACTCTTCCGGATAAGACAGGACGGGATCGACCACTTTGGAGAGAGCGACGGCCTGAGTGGTAACACCATCTCCAGCCTGTTCGAGGACAACGAAGGAGATGTCTGGGTCGGAACGAAGAAGGGTTTGGACCGATTTCGGAATCTCTTCGTGAAGACATTTTCGACAACGGAGGGTTTGGGTAGCGACTCTGTCCATTCGGTTGCAGCCGCGTCTCAAGGCGGTGTCTGGGTCGGAAATAAGGGCAGCTTGAGCACGTTGCGCAATGGCAAGGCCTTCAACTATTTTCCTAAGACGGGTCTACCCGGACAGCGTGTGACAGCACTTCTTGAAGACCATGCGGCGCGTCTCTGGGTCGGAGTCGATGCCGACCTTTATGTCTTTGACAAGGGTCGGTTCACGCGCGTTCTTGACAGTGAAGGGCATGCAACCGGCGCTGTGGTCTCGATCCAAGAAGATACAGAACATAATGTGTGGGTGCTGGCTAGCAGACGGCCATATGTGCTCCTTCGCCTCTCTCCCACGTCGCGGCAGCTCCAAGTTCAGCCTCTGAGATTTGACCCTTACGCCATCGTTGCTGATCCGGCCGGTGGACTCTTCATTGATGGTGGGAAGCATGGATCGCCTCTCATCCACTTTCAGCAAGGTTCCATCGAGACATGGACTCCCAAAACAAAGATTCAGAGAACTTCCTTCGCTTTCGCGAAAGATGGCTCTAAATGGGCCAGCACGTCCAGCGGCGTTGAACTCTTTAACCGCCAAGACTCTCGGTTTCTCGACAAATCGAACGGATTGCCTTGCAACCACGTCTTTTCGGTCGTCTTCGACAAGTCAGAAAATCTTTGGGTGTATTCCGAGTGCGGCCTGGTAACGATTGCGAACTCGGAACTCTCAAAATTCGAATCTGATTCGCGATACAGCGTACGATCGCACCTCTTCGATATCTTCGACGGTGCCCTTCCCAATGGGGCGGATTTTGCTCCCCGCGTAACGCGATCGACTGACGGGTGGCTCTGGTTCGCGAACGGGACAGATGTTCAGGAGATTGATCCCAGCCACGCACAGCTTGTGGCAGCAGCACCGAACGCAGAGATCGACGCTATTGTGGCTCGGCACGTTGAACAGGAAGCAGTTTCCGGGATGAAATTGCCGGCCCTCACGCGTGACGTCGACCTGAGATACACGGCCCCAGCTTTGGCGATACCGGAGCGAGTGAGGTTTCGTTGTCGACTCGACGGTCACGATAAGGAGTGGCAGGATTCGACGAAGTTACGAGATGCGTTCTATACGGATCTGCGTCCCGGAGACTACACCTTCCGCGTGGTGAGCGGAGATGCAGACGGGAACTGGAGCCGTAAGGAGGCCCAGTTTTCTTTCACCATCCTTCCCGCTTGGTATCAGACCAAAACGTTCCTTGCGGTTTGTGCTGCATTGGGTTCGCTGGTCATCCTCCTCGCGTATCGACTCAGAAGTCGTCAGATCCGCCGGGAAGCGCAGGCACGCTATGATGAGCGACTGGCTGAACGGACGAGAATTGCCCGCGATATCCATGACACGCTCCTGCAAACGATTCAAGGGAGCAAGATGCTTGCGGATGCGGCACTGGTGCAGATGTCCGAGCACGATCAAGCACAGCCCCGCGTGCAGATGTTATCGACTTGGCTCGGAAATGCTATGGAGGAAGGTAGGACTGCACTCCGGTCTCTCCGGACGCCCGTTATCGAACAGCAATCGCTTGAGACTCTCATTCAAGATGCGCTGGACGATTGTGCGTTGTCGAGCAAGATCGTTACCGCTCTGAACGTAGATGGTGAACCTGCCGCGATGTCCGTGTGCGTGCGTGAGGAGGTCTATCGCATCGCGTACGAAGCGATTACGAACGCTTGTTTACACTCCAAAGGCAAACGTCTCGATGTCGTCATGACATACGGAGAAGCATTCGAACTCCGAGTAAAAGATGATGGCGCTGGTATAGCGTCCGAGTTCGTCAAAGAGGGGCGTCTCGGACATTTTGGCTTAGCAGGGATGCGAGAACGAGCACGCTTCCTAAGTGCTGATCTGACATTCAAGGCTTCACCCGGAGATGGCACAGAGGTGCTGCTCCGCGTGCCCCGTTCTTCTCTTCTAGAGAGCGCACGACCTTCGATCTGGGTTCGTTTCGTTCGCCTGATCCGCGGAGAGTGA
- a CDS encoding oxidoreductase, with product MSQVWLITGSSRGLGREFAIAALEAGHKVAATARKVSDLEDLQKTYGENVLPIALDVTNEAQAYEAVQSTIAKFGRLDVLVNNAGYGNVAPVEDTSLAEFREQIETNLFGTIILSKAALPHFREQKSGHFIQVTSIAGRMGPIGRAPYAAAKWGVEGFSETLAKEVAPFGVKVTLVEPGGFRTDFAGASTSLQEGRPEYDETVGKTARFQRDFNGKQPGDPKRAAAALLKIASEQNPPFRLIVGSDAYNAIEKNDLAKMEAAKEWKELSIFTDFPKESA from the coding sequence ATGTCACAGGTATGGCTTATTACAGGAAGTTCCCGCGGTCTCGGACGAGAATTTGCAATCGCTGCTCTTGAAGCAGGTCACAAGGTGGCGGCTACTGCGCGAAAGGTGAGTGATCTCGAAGACCTGCAGAAAACTTACGGTGAAAATGTGCTGCCCATTGCCTTGGACGTGACCAACGAAGCACAAGCATACGAAGCGGTACAGAGCACGATTGCCAAATTCGGTCGCCTCGATGTTCTGGTGAACAATGCGGGCTACGGCAATGTCGCGCCTGTTGAAGACACGAGCTTGGCCGAGTTTCGAGAGCAGATTGAGACGAATCTGTTTGGGACGATCATTTTGTCAAAGGCTGCACTCCCGCACTTCCGCGAACAGAAGAGCGGGCATTTTATCCAAGTGACCTCGATCGCTGGACGCATGGGACCAATCGGTCGTGCTCCCTACGCTGCTGCGAAGTGGGGCGTGGAGGGGTTCTCTGAGACCCTGGCAAAGGAAGTTGCGCCGTTTGGCGTAAAGGTCACGCTTGTCGAGCCAGGCGGATTCCGGACGGATTTTGCTGGCGCCTCCACAAGTCTTCAAGAAGGGCGACCTGAGTACGACGAAACGGTCGGCAAGACGGCCCGCTTCCAACGCGATTTCAATGGCAAACAACCCGGAGATCCCAAGCGCGCCGCCGCTGCTCTCTTGAAGATCGCGTCAGAACAGAATCCTCCCTTCCGCCTCATAGTTGGAAGCGACGCCTACAATGCCATCGAAAAGAACGATCTGGCGAAGATGGAAGCGGCGAAAGAGTGGAAGGAACTGAGCATCTTCACAGACTTCCCGAAGGAAAGCGCCTAG
- a CDS encoding helix-turn-helix domain-containing protein — MAECRHHQVANSIVPAQKSKLFLIHDASRRPSRLAMVHRAGANALLPGPAWVEQDGKRVRIRLLDPRAESFITDETSEEATVATACVPPAQLAEDGLSPSQFRRVLAFIGDRLSRNLTLSELAREAGLSAAYFSQRFKCSTGTSPHQYLLRLRICKAKTLLEESESPIIDIAAECGFQTQQHFARIFRRLTRTTPTEYRRQRQQSHYASVAPTLLDRRHILSQDHQPPAGRGTLKSGSLDTLPGSAVHP, encoded by the coding sequence ATGGCCGAATGCAGACATCACCAGGTCGCCAATTCCATTGTGCCGGCCCAGAAGAGCAAGCTCTTCCTGATACACGACGCCTCGCGCAGACCGTCGCGGCTTGCAATGGTGCATCGCGCCGGCGCGAACGCTCTGCTTCCAGGACCGGCTTGGGTCGAGCAGGATGGAAAACGTGTACGCATTCGCCTTCTCGACCCCCGCGCCGAATCATTCATTACCGACGAAACCAGTGAAGAAGCAACGGTCGCTACAGCTTGCGTTCCTCCCGCTCAGCTAGCAGAAGACGGCCTCTCTCCATCGCAATTCCGCCGTGTACTCGCCTTCATCGGCGATCGCTTGAGCCGTAACCTCACACTCTCCGAATTAGCCCGCGAGGCAGGCTTGAGTGCCGCGTACTTCTCGCAGCGATTCAAATGTTCCACTGGTACGTCACCTCACCAGTACTTGTTGCGGCTCCGAATCTGTAAGGCGAAGACTCTCCTCGAAGAATCAGAGTCTCCCATTATCGATATCGCTGCCGAATGCGGATTTCAAACTCAACAACACTTCGCCAGGATCTTCAGGCGGCTCACGCGCACCACCCCTACCGAATACCGGCGTCAGCGCCAGCAGTCTCACTACGCTTCGGTGGCTCCTACCCTGCTTGATCGCCGCCACATCCTTTCTCAGGACCATCAACCGCCCGCTGGACGCGGAACGCTGAAAAGCGGAAGTTTGGACACGCTACCGGGAAGCGCCGTTCATCCATAG
- a CDS encoding nuclear transport factor 2 family protein yields the protein MADGNDVVTDLLVRNLLEILNEKDGAIRRALLVELWSEDAIFIDPEAAHQGTEKIDKAIAWLAQCFPGSPSPWLVPYVHNMA from the coding sequence ATGGCTGATGGCAATGATGTTGTGACAGACCTTCTGGTTCGCAATTTGCTTGAGATCTTAAACGAGAAGGACGGCGCGATTCGTCGGGCTCTCCTCGTTGAGTTGTGGTCAGAGGATGCCATCTTTATCGATCCCGAGGCGGCACATCAGGGAACGGAGAAGATCGATAAAGCGATTGCGTGGCTCGCCCAGTGCTTTCCGGGATCACCTTCTCCGTGGCTGGTCCCGTACGTTCACAACATGGCGTAG
- a CDS encoding antibiotic biosynthesis monooxygenase family protein, whose amino-acid sequence MKNKLTLVVRFRIPESQKAEFFSKIREVFTHIVEENTFIEASLVQDMRDPESILNYEVWDETPDSFMKGQMTKSYRAAFEKMIVDLKIERTPAWYSTIDDWKRA is encoded by the coding sequence GTGAAAAACAAACTCACACTCGTTGTACGTTTCCGGATTCCCGAGTCTCAAAAGGCAGAGTTCTTCTCGAAGATCCGCGAGGTCTTCACTCACATTGTGGAGGAGAACACCTTCATCGAAGCCTCTCTGGTGCAGGACATGCGGGACCCTGAAAGCATCCTCAATTACGAGGTCTGGGACGAGACGCCTGATTCCTTCATGAAGGGTCAAATGACAAAGTCCTACCGCGCAGCATTCGAGAAGATGATTGTCGATCTCAAGATCGAGCGGACCCCCGCTTGGTATTCAACGATTGACGACTGGAAGCGTGCGTAG
- a CDS encoding SDR family NAD(P)-dependent oxidoreductase encodes MTKTPFDSKSTADVVLANLDLSDRTILVTGCSGGIGLETIRALSARGARIIGVARSLDSAQRACARLKSPAAAIACDQSDLRSVERAANTIAERYEKVDAIVANAGITGASTVQTRGSVEMQFLVNYLSHFHLINRLVPKLPDHSGRVVVVSSSASKNQAPKDGILFDDLDGHTHYSASKFYGQSKLALAIFATELARRLGDRGIAVNSLHPGAVKGTDLNRNLTFPLSLVLSVAQLFFKSPEQGAATQSMLVASPVVEQISGKYWEDCQIAEGSKYLSDTAMASRLWQVSNELVARTLKMQA; translated from the coding sequence ATGACCAAGACCCCATTTGACTCCAAGTCGACCGCCGACGTGGTGCTTGCCAATCTGGATTTGTCTGATCGGACGATTCTCGTAACTGGCTGTAGCGGGGGTATCGGGCTCGAGACGATACGAGCGCTCAGCGCGCGGGGCGCTCGTATCATAGGAGTTGCTCGATCGCTCGACAGCGCTCAAAGGGCCTGTGCCCGGCTCAAAAGTCCCGCTGCCGCTATTGCCTGCGATCAGTCGGATCTCCGATCCGTCGAACGTGCTGCAAATACTATCGCTGAACGCTACGAAAAGGTTGATGCGATTGTGGCAAATGCAGGAATTACAGGGGCCTCGACCGTGCAAACGCGCGGATCGGTCGAGATGCAATTTCTAGTTAATTACCTATCCCATTTCCACTTGATTAACCGCCTTGTCCCGAAGCTTCCTGACCATTCAGGCCGAGTTGTGGTCGTCAGCAGTAGCGCCAGCAAGAATCAAGCCCCCAAGGATGGAATTCTCTTCGACGACCTCGATGGTCACACGCACTATAGCGCTTCGAAGTTCTACGGCCAGTCCAAACTTGCACTAGCGATTTTCGCCACCGAACTGGCTCGCAGGCTAGGCGATCGCGGCATCGCGGTGAACTCGCTCCATCCTGGGGCGGTCAAAGGCACGGATCTCAACCGAAACTTGACGTTCCCCCTGTCTCTGGTTCTTTCTGTCGCTCAACTGTTCTTCAAGTCGCCGGAGCAAGGTGCCGCAACACAATCCATGCTGGTTGCAAGCCCCGTCGTCGAACAGATTTCTGGCAAATACTGGGAAGATTGCCAGATCGCCGAGGGCAGCAAATATTTGTCTGATACAGCCATGGCAAGTCGTCTCTGGCAGGTGTCCAACGAGTTGGTGGCAAGAACTTTGAAAATGCAAGCGTGA
- a CDS encoding sugar phosphate isomerase/epimerase family protein, whose amino-acid sequence MSNRTRVMWNGTVRALPFKEQVEAAAIAGCSAIAVTPSDYNKWVGASLSTRDLLKIASDGGVKITHLDPFVRWTADWKPHLEGMDFPIDIVGFDEDDFFRMAEALEVDSFTAWSGFSANRYSLPEIEDAFGSVCVRAAKSGLRCDLEFIPVFGVSSLKMAWDILQQVKADNAGIVFDFWHYMRSGPNEELLRSIPGDKITAVQLCDATAEVPKGMSLAYDGLNHRLTPGDGDFPIAALVETLYQIGGLNNVGVEVFSPKYDKLSAEQVGEITRTVFEQFLP is encoded by the coding sequence ATGAGCAACAGAACTCGAGTGATGTGGAACGGAACAGTCCGGGCTCTTCCGTTCAAGGAGCAGGTCGAGGCGGCGGCTATCGCCGGGTGTTCGGCAATTGCCGTCACACCTTCGGATTACAACAAGTGGGTCGGCGCCAGTCTCAGTACCCGGGATTTGTTGAAGATCGCGTCCGATGGCGGCGTGAAGATCACGCATTTAGATCCGTTTGTTCGCTGGACTGCGGACTGGAAACCCCATCTTGAGGGGATGGACTTTCCCATCGACATCGTCGGATTCGATGAGGACGACTTTTTTCGGATGGCAGAAGCGTTAGAGGTTGACTCGTTTACCGCTTGGAGCGGTTTCTCAGCCAATCGGTACTCGCTTCCCGAGATTGAGGACGCATTCGGATCTGTGTGTGTCCGAGCTGCCAAGAGCGGCCTTCGCTGCGACCTTGAGTTCATCCCGGTCTTCGGCGTTAGCTCGCTGAAGATGGCTTGGGACATTCTTCAGCAGGTAAAGGCAGACAACGCTGGTATTGTTTTCGACTTCTGGCATTACATGCGCAGCGGTCCCAATGAGGAATTACTTCGCAGCATACCCGGGGACAAGATCACGGCTGTGCAGTTGTGTGATGCGACGGCTGAAGTGCCTAAAGGAATGTCGCTTGCTTACGACGGCCTCAATCATCGCCTCACACCAGGTGATGGCGATTTTCCGATTGCTGCACTTGTTGAAACCCTGTATCAGATCGGTGGACTCAACAATGTGGGTGTCGAAGTATTCTCGCCTAAATATGACAAGTTGAGCGCCGAGCAGGTAGGCGAGATTACCCGCACCGTATTTGAGCAGTTCTTGCCCTAG
- a CDS encoding SDR family oxidoreductase has protein sequence MGRLSGKTALITGGNSGIGLATAKLMAQEGAKVFITGRRQEALTSALNEIGPLGVGIQGDVSKIADLTRLAAELTAQKVKLDILFANAGAGTVLPIADVTEEHYYQIFDTNVKGVVFTVQKLLPIMNDGGSIILNSSITESKGMEAFSMYSASKAAVRNFARGWANDLKSRKIRVNAISPGVVITPGYNGLGMNDDQIKEYAAQSSAKTPAGRTGQPEEIAKAVLFLGSDESSFVNAENLIVDGGFSLV, from the coding sequence ATGGGACGACTCAGTGGTAAAACGGCTTTGATTACAGGCGGCAATAGCGGAATCGGACTCGCAACGGCCAAGCTGATGGCGCAGGAGGGTGCGAAGGTCTTCATTACGGGACGTCGGCAGGAAGCTCTCACCAGTGCTCTCAATGAGATCGGCCCACTTGGTGTTGGCATCCAAGGGGACGTATCTAAGATTGCCGACCTCACCCGCCTCGCTGCTGAACTGACGGCGCAGAAGGTCAAGCTGGACATTCTCTTTGCGAATGCGGGTGCAGGAACAGTGCTTCCCATTGCAGATGTAACAGAAGAGCACTACTACCAGATCTTCGACACGAACGTGAAGGGAGTTGTCTTCACAGTTCAAAAGCTGTTGCCGATCATGAACGACGGCGGTTCGATCATCCTGAACTCATCCATTACCGAGAGCAAAGGCATGGAAGCCTTCAGCATGTACTCCGCATCGAAGGCCGCTGTGCGGAATTTCGCTCGTGGATGGGCTAACGATCTCAAGTCCCGAAAGATAAGGGTCAACGCGATCAGCCCGGGTGTCGTGATCACCCCTGGCTATAACGGACTGGGCATGAACGACGATCAGATCAAAGAATATGCCGCGCAATCCTCAGCAAAGACACCGGCGGGACGTACAGGACAGCCCGAGGAAATCGCCAAGGCCGTACTGTTTCTGGGTTCCGACGAGAGCAGCTTCGTGAACGCCGAAAACCTGATAGTCGATGGTGGCTTTTCGCTGGTCTAG
- a CDS encoding response regulator yields the protein MDEMPRIRILSVEDHPVFREGLRAVLSLQPDMELATVASNAVEALEQYRRHAPDITLLDLRLPGTDGFATLAEIRQLNPDARVIILTTSEDDADVRRAMRGGASAYVLKSLPMQELVVTIRSVYSGTKHVPHEFAARMAERFGDEKLTDRELDVLKLIRDGRRNKQIASDLKIAEATVNFHIKNISQKLQANDRTHAVMIALRRGLLEI from the coding sequence ATGGACGAGATGCCCCGAATTCGAATTCTCAGCGTAGAAGATCATCCGGTCTTCCGCGAGGGCCTTCGTGCGGTGCTCAGCCTTCAACCAGACATGGAGCTTGCCACAGTTGCTTCCAACGCGGTTGAGGCACTGGAGCAGTACAGACGCCATGCGCCGGACATAACGCTCTTGGATCTGCGACTCCCTGGAACAGACGGATTCGCGACTTTGGCAGAAATACGGCAGCTGAATCCGGACGCACGCGTCATCATCCTGACGACCTCTGAGGACGATGCCGACGTGCGCCGCGCGATGCGCGGGGGCGCCTCTGCCTATGTCTTGAAAAGTCTCCCCATGCAAGAACTTGTCGTCACGATTCGTTCGGTTTACAGCGGAACGAAACACGTGCCACATGAGTTCGCGGCCCGAATGGCCGAGCGCTTTGGTGATGAGAAGCTCACGGATCGTGAGCTTGATGTGCTCAAGCTCATACGCGATGGACGGCGAAACAAGCAGATAGCCTCTGACCTAAAGATTGCCGAAGCGACGGTAAATTTTCACATCAAGAACATCTCGCAGAAATTGCAGGCGAATGATCGTACACACGCGGTGATGATCGCGCTTCGGCGTGGCCTATTGGAGATCTGA
- a CDS encoding VOC family protein, whose translation MRILQQAIRIYTERNQWETAIQFYQVLLGVQCERRVHIAETNVEAAKVGGVLILAADQKMLDELRLVNAVYYVDSLDESFSWLKTNGAKILHEPQTVTGGRNFTARHPDGLVVEYFEPAKKKENA comes from the coding sequence ATGCGGATTCTGCAGCAAGCGATACGTATCTACACCGAGCGAAACCAGTGGGAGACAGCGATTCAGTTTTATCAAGTCCTTCTAGGTGTTCAATGCGAGCGACGAGTGCACATCGCCGAGACGAACGTAGAGGCGGCAAAGGTCGGGGGCGTTCTTATCCTTGCTGCCGATCAAAAGATGCTCGACGAGCTCCGCCTTGTGAACGCTGTCTACTACGTCGATTCGCTCGATGAAAGCTTTAGCTGGCTCAAAACGAACGGGGCGAAGATTCTTCACGAACCGCAGACCGTAACGGGCGGGAGAAACTTTACGGCCCGTCATCCCGATGGGCTGGTTGTCGAATATTTCGAGCCAGCCAAGAAGAAGGAGAACGCCTGA
- a CDS encoding nitroreductase family protein — protein MTAENGRSTEYPIDPMFLDRWSPRSFTGEAIAEAELLTMLDAARWAASCYNIQPWRFIYALRDTPAWAKHLDLLVTFNQLWAKDASALVFFVSNSIMRMPGAETDSPSVTHSFDAGTASGYMALQARKLGWFAHGMGGIDRERAMTELNVPQGFKVEAAYAIGRLSDPEKLPEGLRKLEHPNDRLPLEQIAFEGEFKR, from the coding sequence ATGACCGCCGAAAACGGACGCAGCACAGAGTACCCAATCGATCCAATGTTCTTGGACCGCTGGTCACCACGCTCCTTCACCGGGGAAGCAATCGCCGAGGCTGAACTGCTCACCATGCTGGATGCCGCGCGTTGGGCGGCGTCTTGCTACAACATCCAACCCTGGCGATTCATCTACGCTCTTCGGGACACCCCGGCCTGGGCCAAACATCTCGATCTACTCGTCACTTTCAATCAACTCTGGGCGAAAGATGCTTCGGCGCTTGTCTTCTTTGTATCCAACTCGATCATGAGAATGCCGGGGGCGGAAACCGATAGCCCCTCCGTCACTCATTCATTCGACGCCGGTACAGCTTCGGGCTACATGGCATTGCAAGCACGCAAACTTGGTTGGTTCGCGCATGGAATGGGAGGCATCGACCGGGAGCGGGCGATGACGGAACTCAACGTTCCACAAGGTTTCAAAGTTGAGGCGGCTTATGCAATCGGCCGGCTGAGTGACCCAGAGAAACTTCCCGAGGGCCTAAGAAAGCTGGAACACCCGAATGATCGCCTGCCTCTCGAGCAGATAGCGTTCGAAGGTGAATTCAAGCGATAA
- a CDS encoding quinone oxidoreductase family protein yields MKSWKIDRLGDKLSFVDVPIPEVRPGSVLVRVQSQALMSYLKPYVEGKLPAYRAPEDFTPGGNAIGTVEAVGADVWHLKKGQRVVTSSHLVARENVPEPGQVLIGVTSPGGIGDALQSSWKDGTLAEYVLLPAQVVTPINGLDHYDFPQLTAITRCIVPFGGLTRGRLQAGETVVVNGASGAYGSAATLVALAMGASRVVAAGRSKETLDKLAKAGGERVIPVVLTGDVTKDTEALRSAANGGAHLAFDQVGNAKDPNSTLAALGSLYRWGRIVLMGSSAVPIPINYLQMMFNNWEIIGNFMHPQGAYLPLLSLVRSGQLDLNPIQPRVFSLPDLEPAMEYAGKAGSLELTVVTSSK; encoded by the coding sequence ATGAAGTCGTGGAAGATTGACCGCCTTGGCGACAAACTCAGTTTCGTTGATGTTCCTATTCCGGAGGTTCGCCCCGGAAGCGTGCTGGTTCGTGTCCAGTCGCAAGCTCTGATGTCCTATCTGAAGCCTTACGTGGAGGGCAAGCTGCCGGCCTATCGTGCCCCAGAAGATTTCACCCCGGGTGGCAATGCTATCGGAACGGTTGAGGCTGTCGGTGCTGATGTGTGGCACCTCAAGAAGGGCCAGCGAGTCGTGACGTCGAGTCACCTTGTCGCACGAGAGAACGTACCCGAGCCCGGACAGGTTCTCATCGGAGTAACTTCCCCGGGAGGCATTGGAGATGCACTCCAGAGTTCTTGGAAGGACGGGACACTGGCTGAGTACGTTCTTCTACCCGCTCAGGTTGTTACTCCGATCAACGGTCTTGACCATTATGACTTCCCTCAACTCACCGCCATTACCCGCTGCATCGTTCCGTTTGGAGGCTTGACGCGGGGAAGACTCCAAGCGGGTGAGACGGTGGTGGTGAACGGCGCCAGTGGTGCTTACGGAAGCGCCGCAACTCTCGTCGCCCTTGCAATGGGCGCGAGTCGCGTGGTCGCGGCCGGCCGCAGCAAGGAAACGCTCGATAAGCTAGCCAAAGCTGGCGGCGAACGAGTGATTCCCGTTGTCCTCACTGGCGATGTGACGAAGGACACTGAGGCTTTGCGAAGCGCCGCCAACGGAGGCGCCCATTTAGCCTTCGATCAAGTTGGAAACGCCAAGGATCCTAATTCCACGCTGGCGGCACTTGGTTCGCTCTATCGCTGGGGGCGCATCGTGCTCATGGGGAGCAGCGCCGTTCCGATTCCCATCAATTACCTCCAGATGATGTTCAACAACTGGGAGATCATCGGAAACTTCATGCACCCTCAAGGGGCGTACTTGCCCCTTCTGTCGTTGGTCCGATCCGGCCAACTGGACCTGAACCCAATCCAACCAAGAGTCTTTTCGTTGCCCGACCTGGAACCCGCAATGGAGTACGCAGGCAAAGCAGGCAGCTTGGAATTGACCGTCGTGACCTCCAGCAAGTAG